The Lactuca sativa cultivar Salinas chromosome 2, Lsat_Salinas_v11, whole genome shotgun sequence genome includes a window with the following:
- the LOC111906475 gene encoding short-chain dehydrogenase ptmH: METFHKQVVLITGCSSGGIGNALARAFAARNCLVVATARSLSSMPDLNDKSDMFFLQELDVLRDESVVEVVSNVIDKFGRIDVLVNNAGVQCIGPLAEIPLSSAQHTFNTNVFGTLRLIQEVVPHMASRKKGKIVNIGSVSAMTPGPWSGVYNASKAAIHSLTDTLRLELKPLGINVTNVVPGAIRSNLGDSAISNYSKMPELKLYKKYEAAIKKRAYFSQGPNATPSQEFAEKTVDAILKQDPPSWFSYGQYSTISAIIYHLPIFLKDFLLKKAMNC, from the exons ATGGAGACTTTTCACAAACAGGTGGTGCTCATTACAGGATGCTCCTCCGGCGGCATCGGAAACGCCCTGGCCCGCGCTTTCGCTGCCAGGAACTGTCTCGTTGTTGCGACGGCGCGTTCGCTTTCTTCCATGCCGGATTTGAACGATAAGAGTGATATGTTCTTTCTTCAGGAACTTGATGTGTTGAGGGATGAGAGTGTTGTAGAGGTTGTCTCGAATGTAATCGATAAGTTTGGGAGGATCGATGTTCTTGTCAATAATGCTGGAGTTCAGTGTATTGGTCCTCTTGCAGAAATTCCTCTTTCTTCCGCTCAACATACGTTCAACACCAATGTTTTCG GTACTTTGAGGTTGATTCAAGAAGTTGTTCCTCACATGGCATCTAGAAAGAAGGGAAAGATTGTGAACATTGGAAGTGTATCTGCTATGACCCCTGGACCATGGTCAGGTGTCTACAATGCATCTAAAGCTGCTATACATTCGCTAACTGATACATTACG GTTGGAATTGAAGCCATTGGGGATCAATGTAACTAATGTTGTACCTGGAGCCATAAGATCAAACCTTGGGGATTCAGCAATATCCAATTACAGTAAGATGCCGGAATTGAAACTGTACAAGAAATACGAGGCTGCAATCAAGAAACGAGCTTATTTTTCACAAGGACCAAATGCGACTCCATCTCAAGAGTTTGCAGAAAAAACAGTAGATGCAATCCTCAAACAAGACCCTCCTTCTTGGTTCTCTTATGGTCAATATTCCACTATATCTGCCATTATATACCATTTGCCTATTTTTCTTAAAGATTTCCTTTTAAAGAAGGCTATGAATTGTTAG
- the LOC111906474 gene encoding formin-like protein 5 — protein sequence MGEKSDTKTVSSPYVVLENRPLDQWKVTELKEELKKRKLMTKGLKEDLVKRLDEAVRSEIDDAKRNLEDDLNNESHSDDATAVPVVTEDTTDALDNTMGKNEDLGKDVKELNKEKDGNEGLEKDNVGLDKEKDGNTSVQMEMDMVQADDVLAEKMVTEGGIVSTQVESFQVVEEISVTTTTKTTVLVSEGTVDEGFNVKESQVVGNNGDSKAESQSPKEEQAEVSNQVTEVSQVISDSISVDTTISNSEKNELKDNVIADDVKSEVDVKPEMVLDDSKSEPDDIDNDNVIAADVKSEQVIELKEVKMSTNVVVSVEEVDEPLKDKITDESVDICKKSDSGDVGSSEKLNLDRSSGDDSMEEDVQESKQIDSKFTPNEVGDISGKIEVKEDDSVDVMVVDDKNSAPVEDITSTKRKPQILAENSEVVKRQRRWNTEQQLTNNHSAVTSPKDTIQTPVKRVFSRSESKIDQELPKERIVPPSSKTPTNSLRIDNFLRPFTLKAVQELLGKTGTVVSFWMDHIKTHCYVTYASAEEAIETRNAVCNLQWPVNGGRLLMADFVDPQEVKNRVDPPPPPPPATTMQPPQPSPRLHVQKQQQQQLPPPPALAAMQPQYPSPRLHVQKQPQQLPPPPPPPVREVAALPPPPVDPPIVTLDDLFRKTRATPRIYYLPLSDEQVAAKMKGKAGLKE from the exons ATGGGAGAAAAGTCTGATACTAAAACGGTGTCTTCACCATATGTTGTCCTTGAAAATCGAccccttgatcaatggaaagtaacTGAATTAAAAGAGGAACTTAAGAAACGGAAACTAATGACAAAGGGATTGAAGGAAGACCTGGTTAAAAGGTTGGATGAAGCAGTTCGTTCTGAAATAGATGATGCTAAGAGAAACCTTGAGGACGACCTAAACAATGAGTCCCACTCTGATGATGCAACAGCTGTCCCAGTTGTTACAGAGGATACCACTGATGCCTTGGATAACACCATGGGCAAGAATGAGGACTTAGGGAAAGATGTTAAGGAGTTGAATAAGGAAAAAGATGGTAACGAGGGTTTAGAGAAAGATAATGTGGGATTAGATAAGGAAAAAGATGGTAATACAAGTGTTCAGATGGAAATGGATATGGTTCAGGCTGATGATGTTTTAGCTGAAAAAATGGTTACAGAAGGTGGCATTGTGTCTACACAAGTGGAATCTTTTCAGGTAGTTGAAGAGATTTCAGTAACAACCACCACCAAAACCACTGTTTTGGTCTCTGAGGGCACTGTAGATGAAGGGTTTAATGTGAAAGAGTCACAGGTGGTTGGAAACAATGGGGATTCAAAGGCTGAATCTCAATCACCTAAAGAAGAACAAGCTGAGGTCAGCAACCAGGTAACTGAGGTCAGCCAAGTAATCTCTGATTCTATTTCTGTTGATACTACTATCTCCAATTCTGAAAAGAATGAACTAAAGGATAATGTAATTGCTGATGATGTGAAATCAGAGGTAGATGTTAAGCCTGAAATGGTCTTAGATGATAGCAAATCAGAACCAGATGACATTGATAATGATAATGTAATTGCTGCTGATGTCAAGTCAGAGCAAGTTATTGAACTTAAAGAGGTGAAAATGTCAACCAATGTTGTTGTATCAGTTGAAGAAGTTGATGAACCACTTAAGGACAAAATCACTGATGAAAGTGTTGATATTTGCAAGAAAAGTGATAGTGGGGATGTTGGCTCTTCAGAGAAGTTGAATTTGGACAGAAGTTCTGGTGATGATTCAATGGAGGAAGATGTTCAAGAAAGCAAACAGATTGACTCAAAGTTTACTCCTAATGAAGTGGGAGATATCAGTGGGAAAATTGAAGTAAAGGAAGATGATTCTGTTGATGTTATGGTTGTAGATGACAAGAATTCTGCTCCTGTTGAAGATATAACATCCACAAAAAGAAAACCACAGA TATTAGCAGAAAACAGTGAAGTAGTAAAGAGGCAACGTAGGTGGAATACTGAACAACAGTTAACTAATAATCATTCTGCTGTTACTTCTCCTAAAGATACAATTCAGACTCCAGTTAAACGTGTATTTTCAAGATCTGAGTCTAAAATTGATCAAGAATTACCCAAAGAACGTATTG TTCCACCTTCATCAAAGACTCCAACTAATTCTCTTCGAATTGATAATTTTTTGCGTCCTTTTACTTTAAAAGCTGTGCAAGAACTTCTTGGGAAAACAGGGACAGTTGTCAGTTTCTGGATGGATCATATCAAAACCCATTGTTATGTTACA TATGCATCTGCAGAAGAAGCAATAGAAACTCGAAATGCTGTATGCAACCTACAGTGGCCAGTGAATGGTGGACGCCTGTTAATGGCTGATTTTGTGGATCCACAAGAGGTTAAGAATCGGGTcgacccaccaccaccaccacctccagcCACCACCATGCAACCACCGCAGCCCTCTCCTCGACTACACGTTCAGAAACAACAGCAGCAGCAGCTTCCTCCTCCACCAGCTCTAGCCGCCATGCAGCCGCAATATCCCTCCCCTCGACTACATGTTCAGAAACAACCACAGCAGCTTCCTCCACCACCTCCGCCACCAGTAAGGGAGGTTGCCGCCCTTCCTCCACCACCAGTTGATCCTCCAATTGTTACATTGGATGATCTGTTTAGGAAGACAAGAGCCACCCCTCGTATCTACTACCTACCACTTTCGGATGAACAAGTGGCGGCAAAGATGAAGGGGAAAGCAGGCTTAAAGGAGTAG
- the LOC111906473 gene encoding uncharacterized protein LOC111906473 isoform X2 gives MGHNKSRKFKNHHAQGQSSRTNQLNREDESLPADPETEDETSMVVSKIQLAMWDFGQCDVKRCTGRKLARFGLLKELRVGNGFGGIALSPVGQQCISREDSELIKRKGLAVVDCSWARLDDVPFTKLKCAAPRLLPWLVAANPVNYGRPCELSCVEALSAGLIICGEVENGELLLSKFKWGHSFLSLNRELLKAYSKCENSAEIINVQNSWLSEQSSKIPKAVPKEEVVGDEVHSEDEGSDDGLPPLERNVNHMTLDESDTENVLFWLMRILLLRSFSYKGAYKFFRALELGFSKEAKIMKEKEKEKLVKRWP, from the exons ATGGGTCATAATAAGTCTAGGAAGTTCAAAAATCATCACGCACAAGGTCAATCTAGCCGGACAAATCAACTAAATCG TGAAGACGAATCTCTCCCTGCTGATCCAG AAACTGAAGATGAGACAAGTATGGTGGTATCCAAAATTCAGCTAGCCATGTGG GATTTTGGTCAATGTGATGTTAAAAGGTGTACAGGGCGCAAATTAGCTAGATTTGGCCTGTTGAAA GAGTTGCGAGTAGGAAATGGTTTTGGAGGCATTGCATTAAG TCCTGTTGGACAACAGTGCATCTCAAGGGAAGATTCAGAGCTGATAAAAAGGAAAGGTTTAGCAGTTGTGGATTGTTCTTGGGCACGATTGGATGATGTCCCTTTTACAAAGCTAAAATGTGCTGCTCCTCGTTTAT TACCATGGTTGGTGGCTGCAAATCCAGTAAATTATGGTCGACCCTGTGAGCTATCTTGTGTTGAGGCTTTATCTGCAGGTTTAATTATATG TGGTGAGGTAGAAAATGGGGAGTTGTTGCTAAGCAAGTTCAAGTGGGGTCATTCTTTCTTGTCCCTCAACAG GGAACTTTTGAAGGCATATTCCAAATGTGAGAATAGTGCTGAGATTATTAATGTGCAAAATTCATGGCTATCTGAGCAAAGTTCAAAAATTCCCAAGGCTGTGCCAAAGGAAGAAG TGGtaggtgatgaagtccatagtgaagATGAAGGATCGGATGATGGACTTCCACCTCTTGAACGAAATGTGAACCATATGACTTTGGATGAAAGTGATACTGAAA ATGTTCTATTTTGGTTAATGAGAATTCTGCTACTAAGGAGTTTTAGTTACAAAGGGGCTTACAAG TTTTTTAGAGCATTAGAGCTTGGTTTTTCTAAGGAGGCGAAAATcatgaaagaaaaagaaaaagaaaaattggTCAAACGGTGGCCTTGA
- the LOC111906473 gene encoding uncharacterized protein LOC111906473 isoform X3: MGHNKSRKFKNHHAQGQSSRTNQLNREDESLPADPETEDETSMVVSKIQLAMWDFGQCDVKRCTGRKLARFGLLKELRVGNGFGGIALSPVGQQCISREDSELIKRKGLAVVDCSWARLDDVPFTKLKCAAPRLLPWLVAANPVNYGRPCELSCVEALSAGLIICGEVENGELLLSKFKWGHSFLSLNRELLKAYSKCENSAEIINVQNSWLSEQSSKIPKAVPKEEVVGDEVHSEDEGSDDGLPPLERNVNHMTLDESDTENVLFWLMRILLLRSFSYKGAYKSIRAWFF, encoded by the exons ATGGGTCATAATAAGTCTAGGAAGTTCAAAAATCATCACGCACAAGGTCAATCTAGCCGGACAAATCAACTAAATCG TGAAGACGAATCTCTCCCTGCTGATCCAG AAACTGAAGATGAGACAAGTATGGTGGTATCCAAAATTCAGCTAGCCATGTGG GATTTTGGTCAATGTGATGTTAAAAGGTGTACAGGGCGCAAATTAGCTAGATTTGGCCTGTTGAAA GAGTTGCGAGTAGGAAATGGTTTTGGAGGCATTGCATTAAG TCCTGTTGGACAACAGTGCATCTCAAGGGAAGATTCAGAGCTGATAAAAAGGAAAGGTTTAGCAGTTGTGGATTGTTCTTGGGCACGATTGGATGATGTCCCTTTTACAAAGCTAAAATGTGCTGCTCCTCGTTTAT TACCATGGTTGGTGGCTGCAAATCCAGTAAATTATGGTCGACCCTGTGAGCTATCTTGTGTTGAGGCTTTATCTGCAGGTTTAATTATATG TGGTGAGGTAGAAAATGGGGAGTTGTTGCTAAGCAAGTTCAAGTGGGGTCATTCTTTCTTGTCCCTCAACAG GGAACTTTTGAAGGCATATTCCAAATGTGAGAATAGTGCTGAGATTATTAATGTGCAAAATTCATGGCTATCTGAGCAAAGTTCAAAAATTCCCAAGGCTGTGCCAAAGGAAGAAG TGGtaggtgatgaagtccatagtgaagATGAAGGATCGGATGATGGACTTCCACCTCTTGAACGAAATGTGAACCATATGACTTTGGATGAAAGTGATACTGAAA ATGTTCTATTTTGGTTAATGAGAATTCTGCTACTAAGGAGTTTTAGTTACAAAGGGGCTTACAAG AGCATTAGAGCTTGGTTTTTCTAA
- the LOC111906473 gene encoding uncharacterized protein LOC111906473 isoform X1, translated as MGHNKSRKFKNHHAQGQSSRTNQLNREDESLPADPETEDETSMVVSKIQLAMWDFGQCDVKRCTGRKLARFGLLKELRVGNGFGGIALSPVGQQCISREDSELIKRKGLAVVDCSWARLDDVPFTKLKCAAPRLLPWLVAANPVNYGRPCELSCVEALSAGLIICGEVENGELLLSKFKWGHSFLSLNRELLKAYSKCENSAEIINVQNSWLSEQSSKIPKAVPKEEVVGDEVHSEDEGSDDGLPPLERNVNHMTLDESDTENVLFWLMRILLLRSFSYKGAYKVSLSPILFTIAMNGLHVTMKNVVSYSCFIWHIFL; from the exons ATGGGTCATAATAAGTCTAGGAAGTTCAAAAATCATCACGCACAAGGTCAATCTAGCCGGACAAATCAACTAAATCG TGAAGACGAATCTCTCCCTGCTGATCCAG AAACTGAAGATGAGACAAGTATGGTGGTATCCAAAATTCAGCTAGCCATGTGG GATTTTGGTCAATGTGATGTTAAAAGGTGTACAGGGCGCAAATTAGCTAGATTTGGCCTGTTGAAA GAGTTGCGAGTAGGAAATGGTTTTGGAGGCATTGCATTAAG TCCTGTTGGACAACAGTGCATCTCAAGGGAAGATTCAGAGCTGATAAAAAGGAAAGGTTTAGCAGTTGTGGATTGTTCTTGGGCACGATTGGATGATGTCCCTTTTACAAAGCTAAAATGTGCTGCTCCTCGTTTAT TACCATGGTTGGTGGCTGCAAATCCAGTAAATTATGGTCGACCCTGTGAGCTATCTTGTGTTGAGGCTTTATCTGCAGGTTTAATTATATG TGGTGAGGTAGAAAATGGGGAGTTGTTGCTAAGCAAGTTCAAGTGGGGTCATTCTTTCTTGTCCCTCAACAG GGAACTTTTGAAGGCATATTCCAAATGTGAGAATAGTGCTGAGATTATTAATGTGCAAAATTCATGGCTATCTGAGCAAAGTTCAAAAATTCCCAAGGCTGTGCCAAAGGAAGAAG TGGtaggtgatgaagtccatagtgaagATGAAGGATCGGATGATGGACTTCCACCTCTTGAACGAAATGTGAACCATATGACTTTGGATGAAAGTGATACTGAAA ATGTTCTATTTTGGTTAATGAGAATTCTGCTACTAAGGAGTTTTAGTTACAAAGGGGCTTACAAGGTGAGTCTATCTCCTATCCTGTTCACCATTGCTATGAATGGTTTACATGTAACTATGAAAAATGTAGTGTCATATAGTTGTTTTATTTGGCATATCTTTCTATGA
- the LOC111906473 gene encoding uncharacterized protein LOC111906473 isoform X4, producing MGHNKSRKFKNHHAQGQSSRTNQLNREDESLPADPETEDETSMVVSKIQLAMWDFGQCDVKRCTGRKLARFGLLKELRVGNGFGGIALSPVGQQCISREDSELIKRKGLAVVDCSWARLDDVPFTKLKCAAPRLLPWLVAANPVNYGRPCELSCVEALSAGLIICGEVENGELLLSKFKWGHSFLSLNRELLKAYSKCENSAEIINVQNSWLSEQSSKIPKAVPKEEVVGDEVHSEDEGSDDGLPPLERNVNHMTLDESDTESLAS from the exons ATGGGTCATAATAAGTCTAGGAAGTTCAAAAATCATCACGCACAAGGTCAATCTAGCCGGACAAATCAACTAAATCG TGAAGACGAATCTCTCCCTGCTGATCCAG AAACTGAAGATGAGACAAGTATGGTGGTATCCAAAATTCAGCTAGCCATGTGG GATTTTGGTCAATGTGATGTTAAAAGGTGTACAGGGCGCAAATTAGCTAGATTTGGCCTGTTGAAA GAGTTGCGAGTAGGAAATGGTTTTGGAGGCATTGCATTAAG TCCTGTTGGACAACAGTGCATCTCAAGGGAAGATTCAGAGCTGATAAAAAGGAAAGGTTTAGCAGTTGTGGATTGTTCTTGGGCACGATTGGATGATGTCCCTTTTACAAAGCTAAAATGTGCTGCTCCTCGTTTAT TACCATGGTTGGTGGCTGCAAATCCAGTAAATTATGGTCGACCCTGTGAGCTATCTTGTGTTGAGGCTTTATCTGCAGGTTTAATTATATG TGGTGAGGTAGAAAATGGGGAGTTGTTGCTAAGCAAGTTCAAGTGGGGTCATTCTTTCTTGTCCCTCAACAG GGAACTTTTGAAGGCATATTCCAAATGTGAGAATAGTGCTGAGATTATTAATGTGCAAAATTCATGGCTATCTGAGCAAAGTTCAAAAATTCCCAAGGCTGTGCCAAAGGAAGAAG TGGtaggtgatgaagtccatagtgaagATGAAGGATCGGATGATGGACTTCCACCTCTTGAACGAAATGTGAACCATATGACTTTGGATGAAAGTGATACTGAAA GTCTGGCGAGTTGA